The uncultured Campylobacter sp. DNA window CGTAGAGTATCTAAAATAAACGAAAGCTATAAAAAAGTAGGCGTTAGCCTTAGCCAAAGCGTTTTTAGACCCGCTATCTGGTATCAAAGAAACCAAGAAGAAATCAGAGTAAGAGGCAACGAACTCGTCTATGAAAACGCTAAGCAAGAGCTAGCAAAAAAGGTCGTAGAGGCGTATTTTAACTATACTTTCGCCTCTGAGACGCTAGCTCTAGCGCAAAGCTACGAGGAGGCCAATCGTGCCAAATTTAACCAAATGCAAAAGTCTTTGGAATTCGGTCTGGTAAATAAAATGGATATGCTAGAATCCAAAGTAAGACTAGACGAGGCGATGCTAGGCGTAAACAAAGCCAAGCTAAATATCGAAGTGGCAAAACTGGAGCTAACGAAACTAGTCGGACAAGAGGTTGAGGTCAAAGATAGCTTTAAAAATATCGACACCGAGTTTTTTAAAAGCATAAATTTAGCCCAGTTTGGCGACGTGGCTAGAAATTTTAAATACAAAGACAGCGTGCTTGCGGTCGAAATTTCCGAGCAAGAGTATAAAAAACGAAAAAGCGAGCATCTACCGACGCTTGATTTTAGTATCAGCTACTCAAATTTATATTACGACGACAACGACTATTCGGGCGACAAACGCAGGCAGCTAGATACTATGCTTAGATTTACTCTGCCTTTATATACCGGCGGGTCTACCAGCTCGCGGGTCGAGGAGGGCAAGCTGTTAAATTTAGCCAGCATAGAACAGCAAAAAGATATAAAAAAAGAGATAGAAATCAGCCAAAAAAAGGCGATTAACAACTATCTTAACTATATCGACGAGTGCGAGCTAATGCATAGGTCGCTACAAAATGCCGAACTTTACGAAAAATCGATAGAAAGAGGCTACGAAGAGGGTCTAAAAGACGCCGTAAATTTATTCGACGCGCGCGCTAGAGTGTTTAAAACCAGGAACGAAGCACTAACGGCGGCTTATAATCTCGTGCTTTCTTATCTGGAGATACAGTGGCTAAACTCAAACATTTCAGTCGAAATGATGAGAGACCTTCAAAGAGCGTTTAAGTAAAATTTGTTTTTATTTTTGCGTTTTAAACCGTTTTTATGATATAATTAGCGACAGTATTCTGTAAAGATACCCAAAAACTCAAGAAAAACATTAAAAAGGAGTCCTTAATGGCAGTAACACAAGCGCAAGTCGCGCAACTTTACGTAGCGTTATTTAACCGCGCTCCCGAGGGAGATGGCTTTAACGCATGGGTTAGAGCTGGAGCGAATAAAACGCAAGCTCAAATAGCGCAAGAGATGCTAAATTCCGATGCGGCTAGATCCTACTATAACGGCAGAATCAATCAAGATAAAGATTTTGTCGAAATGCTTTATAAAAATATCCTAGGCAAGGATTACTCGCAAGACCCAAGCGGTATCGACGCATGGGTTAGACACATCCAAGCCGGCAACTCAAGAGGCGACACTATCGTAAAATTATTCGAGGTGGCTACTTCGGCGGCGGCTAGAGCGGCTGACCCGGTTGCTGCGGCGACTTTTGCAAATAAAACCGAAATTTCAGCCTACATGGCGCAAAAAATTTCTCAAATAGCTCAAGATAATAGCGGTAATTACGATTACACTCCTTTCCAAGAGATTATCAGAACTACGAACGCTACGAATTTAACCGAGCAAAAAGCTAGAGTAGATCAGCTGGCAAACACCGCTTATCACACTCTAACTACCGGCGAAGATACCGTAAACGGCACTACGAAGGCAGATGTCATTAACGGCGTTATAAGCTCCGTAGTTTCTCAAAATACGTTTAATCCTGAAGATAAGATCGACGGCGGTTCTGGCGAAGATACGCTAAATGCGGATATGACTACAAATTTTAACGGATTTTCCGGCGGATATTTGAGAAACGTAGAAAATCTAAATTTAACTAACAATAGCGGCACTAGAAAGGTATTTAACGCTGAAGGCGTAGAGGGCTTAAGAAAAGTAAATATCGGCGGAGATAGCGCGACTAGAGTTATAAATTTAGCCAACATCGTTGATCTAAGCGCCGCAAACGTAAAATCAGGCGATATACTTCTGACCTACAACCCTGCTATAATCGCAGGCTCTAACGACGAGCAAAATCTCACTTTAGACAATGTAGGCGCAGCTACCGCTGAGGGTATGATGTCAAATTCTATTGTTACAACATTTAGTGGCATCGAAAAGCTAAACATTACTACTAAAGGCTCTGCAAGCTATATAAGCGGCGTTAACAATAAAAATATAGTCGTAAAAGGCGATGCGGCTCTAGATATAGCTCTAGCAGGTACTAAAGCCGCACCTAACGGCGTTACTACAAATTTTGACGCATCAGCCTTAAATGCAAACCTATCGGCTAATTTAGTAGGCGGATATACTACTTTAGAGGATGTAAAAGGCGGTAAAGGCAACGATACCTTCAAGGCTAATATCAATAGCGCAAGCGTGGGTATATTTAAAGTAAACGGCGGCGACGGCAACGATACTCTCGAATTTAACGATTTAGACGGCGGACTTAATACTGCTAGAAAACTAGAAAGTACTTCTATTGAGAATTTAATATTTAAAAATTCTGAGATAACAACTAGCGTTCCTGCTGTTTTAGACCTTGAGAAATCTCCGGATGTAACAAGCTTAACGGTGGGCTTGAAAGATACGATGAGCAATAAAAGCTTAAATGTCATAAATTCGGCTAATCTTAAAACCCTTAATGTTTTAACAAGTACTGGAGCAGGTAATAAAATTACTATAGACACTGCAAATTTAAACGCCGTCAACTACACTAACGAAATTGATACGGATAGTAAGCTAGTTAGCGTTACGGCAGCTAATGCTACGAAACTAGACGTAAGCTTAAAAGGTATTATCTCTGGAACGGGTACGATAAAAGCAGATAAAGCTACTGCTCTTACGCTTACTATGGATTCAAAAGACGTCGGAGGTAAAAATTTAAGCTTTGATGCGCCGTTGGCTACATCTATGAAGGTAACTACGACACAAGCAGATAGTGTATTTGATTCCACAGCAAATAAGCTAAAAGCCCTTAAGACATTAGATGTAACCACTGCAGGTAGATTTACGCTAAAAAATACCGCTACCGAAGATCACTTTGCGACTCTTTCGACTATAAATTTAAAGGGTACTAACGAAAAGTCATCTGCTACCGTAGTTGCAGGTATTCAGTCTTCAGATAACGCTCACAGAAGTACGTCTATTCAGGATATAAATTTAACGGCTGATCATCTGCAAGCTACTATAGAGGCTCATAACTATCAGTCCTTACATGCTACTCTAAATACTCAAGGCACCATCAACGTGTCACTAAATAACGATACTCGCGGTGAGGTTGAGATAGATACTAGTAATGCGGGAACTTTAAATATCGAAAACAATAGTGCAAATATCCAGCACTTGATACTATCATCTACTCTTGACTATACCGATGCGACTGATAGCGTGATCGTAAAAGGCGGTACGGCGCATAAGGTAACTATCGGAAATATAGCTGCAAACAAAATAGATATAGATCTCGGTCAAACCC harbors:
- a CDS encoding TolC family protein, with protein sequence MKTKILLSALLASNFAFAQSVSLSEAYEMALENNNEVKMNMYNNIASQERLSQATAMFLPTINAEASYIGEKYDRMDRRRVSKINESYKKVGVSLSQSVFRPAIWYQRNQEEIRVRGNELVYENAKQELAKKVVEAYFNYTFASETLALAQSYEEANRAKFNQMQKSLEFGLVNKMDMLESKVRLDEAMLGVNKAKLNIEVAKLELTKLVGQEVEVKDSFKNIDTEFFKSINLAQFGDVARNFKYKDSVLAVEISEQEYKKRKSEHLPTLDFSISYSNLYYDDNDYSGDKRRQLDTMLRFTLPLYTGGSTSSRVEEGKLLNLASIEQQKDIKKEIEISQKKAINNYLNYIDECELMHRSLQNAELYEKSIERGYEEGLKDAVNLFDARARVFKTRNEALTAAYNLVLSYLEIQWLNSNISVEMMRDLQRAFK
- a CDS encoding DUF4214 domain-containing protein, translated to MAVTQAQVAQLYVALFNRAPEGDGFNAWVRAGANKTQAQIAQEMLNSDAARSYYNGRINQDKDFVEMLYKNILGKDYSQDPSGIDAWVRHIQAGNSRGDTIVKLFEVATSAAARAADPVAAATFANKTEISAYMAQKISQIAQDNSGNYDYTPFQEIIRTTNATNLTEQKARVDQLANTAYHTLTTGEDTVNGTTKADVINGVISSVVSQNTFNPEDKIDGGSGEDTLNADMTTNFNGFSGGYLRNVENLNLTNNSGTRKVFNAEGVEGLRKVNIGGDSATRVINLANIVDLSAANVKSGDILLTYNPAIIAGSNDEQNLTLDNVGAATAEGMMSNSIVTTFSGIEKLNITTKGSASYISGVNNKNIVVKGDAALDIALAGTKAAPNGVTTNFDASALNANLSANLVGGYTTLEDVKGGKGNDTFKANINSASVGIFKVNGGDGNDTLEFNDLDGGLNTARKLESTSIENLIFKNSEITTSVPAVLDLEKSPDVTSLTVGLKDTMSNKSLNVINSANLKTLNVLTSTGAGNKITIDTANLNAVNYTNEIDTDSKLVSVTAANATKLDVSLKGIISGTGTIKADKATALTLTMDSKDVGGKNLSFDAPLATSMKVTTTQADSVFDSTANKLKALKTLDVTTAGRFTLKNTATEDHFATLSTINLKGTNEKSSATVVAGIQSSDNAHRSTSIQDINLTADHLQATIEAHNYQSLHATLNTQGTINVSLNNDTRGEVEIDTSNAGTLNIENNSANIQHLILSSTLDYTDATDSVIVKGGTAHKVTIGNIAANKIDIDLGQTLGVTSFEDNGPAWLTANDIKLKISYITGTNEAPIDLRIAGGRDFKADITGSVKNDTINITKTNSIVGVENIKVSGDLGAGYDEYTLNTSNTGDSLRTIDLSGLRNVEKGTITLDALNAKNLISLKATGGEDTVTLQNNMLSETTIRNLDIDLGAGDDKITFGTLTASKTITVKGGAGGDEFVVTNAKTDADASKYVVISDASSGDKIKFGAVSGIQKIADSVVRDKTTLKEAINAALGVAGADDVNKVSYFTYGNDTYVVHNAATGSTTLTANDHLVKLAGVRADDIIATYDTTQGTFNIN